Proteins encoded in a region of the Pseudomonas putida genome:
- a CDS encoding DHA2 family efflux MFS transporter permease subunit, whose product MSNNAAAQFTPPSLLLTTIGLSLATFMQVLDTTIANVALPTISGNLGVSYEQGTWVITSFAVSNAIALPLTGWLSRRFGEVKLFIWATLLFVLASFLCGIAQSMPELVGFRVLQGVVAGPLYPMTQTLLIAVYPPAKRGMALALLAMVTVVAPIAGPILGGWITDSYSWPWIFFINVPIGLFAAAVVRQQMRTRPVVTSRQPMDYIGLLTLIIGVGALQVVLDKGNDLDWFESSFIIVGSLISVVFLAVFVIWELTDRHPVVNLRLFVHRNFRVGTIVLVGGYAGFFGINLILPQWLQTQMGYTATWAGLAVAPIGLLPVIMSPFVGKYAHRFDLRVLAGLAFLAIGTSCYMRAGFTSEVDFQHVALVQLFMGIGVALFFMPTLSILLSDLPPHQIADGSGLATFLRTLGGSFAASLTTWIWIRRADQHHAYLSENISQFDPATRHTLEQLGGASPQSYAQLEQILNGQAYMMSTVDYFTLMTWVFAGLILLVWFAKPPFTAKAGPASAGH is encoded by the coding sequence ATGAGCAACAACGCCGCTGCCCAGTTCACGCCGCCAAGCCTGCTGCTGACCACCATCGGCCTGTCGCTGGCGACGTTCATGCAGGTGCTCGACACCACCATCGCCAACGTGGCCTTGCCGACCATTTCCGGCAACCTGGGGGTGAGCTATGAGCAGGGTACCTGGGTTATCACTTCGTTCGCGGTGAGCAACGCCATCGCCTTGCCGTTGACTGGCTGGCTGAGCCGCCGCTTTGGTGAGGTGAAACTGTTCATCTGGGCCACACTGCTGTTCGTGCTGGCTTCGTTCCTGTGCGGTATCGCCCAGTCGATGCCCGAGCTGGTCGGGTTTCGTGTGCTGCAGGGTGTGGTCGCCGGGCCGTTGTACCCGATGACCCAGACGCTGCTGATTGCTGTTTATCCCCCGGCGAAACGGGGGATGGCCCTGGCATTACTGGCGATGGTCACGGTGGTGGCGCCGATTGCCGGGCCAATTCTGGGTGGCTGGATCACTGATAGCTACAGTTGGCCGTGGATCTTCTTCATCAACGTGCCGATCGGCCTGTTCGCTGCCGCGGTGGTGCGTCAGCAGATGCGTACGCGGCCGGTGGTCACCAGTCGTCAACCGATGGACTACATCGGCCTGCTCACGCTGATCATCGGCGTCGGCGCCTTGCAGGTGGTGTTGGATAAAGGCAACGACCTGGACTGGTTCGAGTCATCCTTCATCATCGTCGGCAGCCTGATCTCGGTGGTGTTTCTGGCGGTGTTCGTGATCTGGGAGCTGACCGACCGCCACCCGGTGGTCAATCTACGTTTGTTCGTGCATCGAAACTTCCGCGTCGGCACCATCGTGCTGGTCGGGGGGTATGCCGGGTTCTTCGGTATCAACCTGATCCTGCCGCAGTGGTTGCAGACGCAGATGGGCTACACCGCGACCTGGGCGGGCCTGGCGGTGGCGCCGATTGGCTTGCTGCCGGTGATCATGTCGCCTTTCGTGGGCAAGTATGCGCACCGGTTCGACTTGCGGGTGCTGGCGGGGCTGGCGTTCCTGGCGATCGGTACCAGTTGTTACATGCGCGCGGGGTTCACCAGTGAAGTGGACTTCCAGCATGTGGCCTTGGTGCAGTTGTTCATGGGTATTGGGGTGGCGTTGTTCTTCATGCCGACCTTGAGCATTCTGCTGTCCGACCTGCCGCCGCACCAGATTGCCGATGGTTCTGGGCTGGCGACGTTCCTGCGTACCTTGGGCGGGAGTTTTGCGGCTTCGTTGACGACGTGGATCTGGATTCGGCGGGCGGACCAGCATCATGCCTACCTGAGCGAGAACATCAGCCAGTTCGACCCGGCGACGCGGCATACACTTGAGCAGTTGGGTGGGGCCAGCCCGCAGAGCTATGCGCAACTGGAGCAGATACTCAATGGGCAGGCTTACATGATGTCCACGGTGGACTACTTCACTTTGATGACCTGGGTGTTTGCTGGGTTGATTCTGTTGGTGTGGTTTGCCAAGCCACCGTTTACGGCCAAGGCGGGGCCGGCGTCGGCTGGGCATTGA
- a CDS encoding SDR family oxidoreductase codes for MENVIVITGGSRGIGAATALLAARHGYRICINYHTDDQAAQNILGQVRALGAEAIAVRADASVEDEIIQLFQRVDEELGPVTALVNNAGTIGQQSRVEEMSEFRLLKIMKTNVVGPMLCAKHALLRMAHRHGGQGGAIVNVSSVAARLGSPNEYVDYAASKGALDTFTIGLAKEVAGEGVRVNGVRPGYIHTGFHALSGDPDRVSKLEPGLPMGRGGRPEEVAEAILWLLSDKASYSTGSFIDLSGGR; via the coding sequence ATGGAGAACGTCATCGTCATCACCGGCGGCAGCCGCGGTATCGGCGCCGCCACGGCGTTGCTGGCCGCCCGTCACGGCTACCGCATCTGCATCAATTACCACACCGACGACCAGGCTGCGCAAAACATCCTCGGCCAGGTACGCGCCCTGGGCGCCGAGGCCATTGCCGTGCGCGCCGACGCCAGCGTCGAGGATGAAATCATCCAACTGTTCCAGCGCGTCGACGAAGAACTCGGCCCGGTCACCGCATTGGTCAACAACGCCGGTACCATCGGCCAGCAAAGCCGCGTTGAGGAAATGTCCGAGTTCCGCCTGCTCAAGATCATGAAGACCAACGTCGTCGGCCCCATGCTCTGCGCCAAGCACGCCTTGCTGCGCATGGCGCACCGGCATGGCGGGCAGGGCGGGGCCATCGTCAACGTGTCGTCGGTGGCCGCACGGCTTGGTTCACCCAATGAATATGTCGACTATGCAGCCTCCAAGGGCGCGCTCGATACCTTCACCATCGGCCTGGCCAAAGAGGTGGCAGGCGAGGGCGTACGGGTCAATGGCGTACGACCGGGCTATATCCACACCGGTTTCCATGCGCTGTCCGGTGACCCGGATCGCGTCAGCAAGCTCGAACCCGGCTTGCCCATGGGCCGCGGTGGACGCCCCGAGGAAGTGGCCGAGGCCATCCTCTGGCTGCTCTCGGACAAAGCATCCTATTCCACCGGTAGTTTCATCGACCTGAGCGGCGGGCGCTGA
- a CDS encoding PAS domain-containing protein: MPSRDLLSLRQQVEALQRQNALLEARLASLQDHDQGFYRSLFDTMDEGFCIIEFFDGPHGPLSDYVHVLANAAYAKHAGIPNVVGQKLREMVPDEADDWVARYGAVLRTGDPLHFEQELVATGHVLSVTTFRVEPAEKRQVAVLFKDVTERRRAEQALQRLNEELEQRVNTALAERRLFAELVDHSVVNVHVLDNDMRWLAINRQAKLDFQLLFGKTPEIGDCLTDLIDDGLHGQALNLTLWKRALAGEQFVEVGTFGKEPLARHYELRFNALRDHEGEIQGAFLFAYDITERVQEQDRLAKAEEALRQAQKMEAVGQLSGGIAHDFNNLLGGILGAQELMRQRLDQSRFDALEPLLELSSGSAQLASSLVHRLLAFSRQQTLQPCSTQVATLVAGMEELLRRTIGPEITLNSQFASQLWPTFIDPPQLESALLNICINARDAMPAGGLIDIIGDNLQIDEAQAQALEIPAGEYVRLSIVDNGKGMSAEVAERAVDPFFTTKPIGQGTGLGLSMTYGFVRQSGGQLRVLSVLGEGTRIELLFPRHHEQPKAPAPKARDTRLEKSSTAARRILLIEDQAALRMVVGEVLEELGYQVDAFENGPTALAHLQRGERPDLLLSDIGLPGGLNGRQVAERCRERYPDIKVLFITGYDESAALSDGQLLQGTLVLTKPFELEVLAERVRELLED, encoded by the coding sequence ATGCCCTCCCGCGACCTGCTCTCCCTGCGTCAACAAGTCGAAGCTCTGCAACGGCAGAACGCACTATTGGAAGCACGTCTTGCCAGCCTTCAAGACCATGATCAGGGCTTTTACCGGTCGTTGTTCGACACCATGGACGAAGGCTTTTGCATCATCGAATTCTTCGACGGCCCGCACGGTCCGTTGAGTGACTATGTGCATGTGCTGGCCAACGCGGCCTACGCCAAGCACGCTGGTATTCCCAACGTGGTCGGGCAGAAGCTGCGCGAGATGGTGCCTGACGAGGCCGATGACTGGGTGGCGCGCTATGGCGCTGTACTTCGTACCGGCGACCCCCTGCACTTCGAGCAGGAGCTGGTCGCCACCGGCCATGTGCTATCAGTAACCACTTTTCGCGTAGAGCCAGCCGAAAAGCGTCAGGTAGCCGTGTTGTTCAAGGACGTGACCGAACGCCGGCGTGCGGAGCAAGCCCTGCAGCGCCTGAACGAAGAGCTCGAGCAACGCGTGAACACGGCACTGGCAGAGCGACGCTTGTTTGCAGAGTTGGTCGACCACAGTGTGGTCAATGTGCATGTGCTCGACAACGACATGCGCTGGCTGGCCATCAACCGCCAGGCCAAGCTTGATTTCCAGCTGCTGTTTGGGAAAACCCCGGAAATCGGCGATTGCCTGACAGATCTGATAGATGATGGGCTTCACGGTCAGGCGCTGAACCTGACCTTGTGGAAGCGCGCCCTGGCGGGTGAGCAGTTCGTAGAAGTCGGCACCTTCGGCAAGGAGCCCCTGGCGCGCCATTACGAGCTGCGCTTCAACGCCCTGCGCGACCATGAAGGAGAAATACAAGGGGCCTTTCTGTTCGCCTACGACATCACTGAGCGGGTGCAAGAGCAGGATCGCTTGGCCAAGGCCGAAGAAGCCCTTCGTCAAGCGCAGAAGATGGAAGCCGTGGGCCAGCTCAGCGGCGGCATCGCCCACGACTTCAACAACTTGCTGGGCGGCATACTCGGCGCTCAGGAACTGATGCGCCAACGCCTGGACCAATCACGCTTCGACGCCCTGGAGCCGTTGCTGGAGCTGTCCAGCGGCTCGGCGCAGCTGGCCTCTTCGCTGGTGCACCGGCTGCTGGCGTTCTCCCGCCAGCAGACCCTGCAACCCTGCTCCACGCAGGTGGCCACATTGGTGGCCGGCATGGAAGAGTTGCTGCGCCGCACCATAGGCCCGGAAATTACCCTGAACAGCCAGTTCGCCAGCCAGCTGTGGCCGACCTTCATCGACCCGCCACAACTGGAAAGTGCCCTGCTCAACATTTGCATCAACGCCCGCGACGCCATGCCTGCGGGTGGTTTGATCGACATCATCGGCGACAACCTGCAAATTGACGAAGCGCAGGCCCAGGCATTGGAGATACCTGCCGGCGAGTACGTGCGGCTAAGCATCGTCGACAACGGTAAAGGCATGTCGGCCGAAGTGGCGGAGCGCGCAGTCGACCCGTTTTTCACCACAAAACCTATCGGCCAGGGCACCGGCCTGGGGTTGTCGATGACTTACGGCTTCGTGCGCCAATCGGGAGGGCAATTGCGCGTGTTGTCCGTACTTGGTGAAGGTACACGAATCGAGCTGCTGTTCCCACGACACCATGAGCAACCCAAAGCCCCAGCGCCCAAGGCCCGCGACACGCGACTTGAAAAAAGCAGCACGGCGGCACGGCGAATCCTGCTGATCGAGGACCAGGCGGCCTTGCGCATGGTGGTCGGCGAAGTGCTGGAGGAGCTGGGCTACCAGGTGGACGCTTTCGAGAATGGCCCGACTGCCCTCGCCCACCTGCAACGTGGCGAACGGCCAGACCTGCTGCTGAGCGATATCGGCCTGCCGGGCGGCCTGAATGGTCGCCAGGTGGCCGAACGCTGCCGTGAGCGCTACCCAGACATCAAAGTGTTGTTCATCACTGGCTACGACGAAAGCGCGGCGCTCAGCGACGGCCAGTTGCTGCAAGGTACATTGGTGCTGACCAAGCCGTTCGAGCTGGAAGTGCTGGCCGAGCGGGTACGAGAACTGCTGGAGGATTGA
- a CDS encoding ATP-binding protein encodes MQPDAPPSIIQLQARVAELEARLAEREDTSQAHIKLLGELLDSSLANVFAADRKMRLVAINRTARETFERYRGFVPQIGDHVSQFLTNQPDIMDRLAPVWPRVMAGEAFIDTITLGPVDAPRHYEIRCHPLLDIQQRIQGGYMFAYDITERTAEQQRLRQAEEALRQSQKMEAVGQLTGGIAHDFNNLLGSLLGALELAEQRLREQRHADTARMLELCRNTTIRAATQVQRLLAFSRQQTLMPQPIDVQCLVAGMQDLIASSTGPHIDFHDQTLAGLWQIRIDPQQLENALLNLCINARDAMPLGGILSISCANSDLAVAEAGQLDLPAGRYLHIRVTDTGMGMSNEVMQRALEPFFTTKPLGQGTGLGLSMVYGFVRQSGGQLQIESVAGQGTCIHLYFPQEEYISADNPPVPATTCVVLSAPRVQRVMLVEDQSAMRLVLVEVLTELGHEVQAFDVGRPALEALHAGPLPDLLITDVGLPGGIDGYQLAEAFQGFQANAPVLLITGYDAAELPPSTRPDSRTELLSKPFDLQSFCSRVNRLLGIAPPQR; translated from the coding sequence ATGCAACCAGACGCGCCTCCGTCGATTATCCAGTTGCAAGCGCGTGTCGCAGAGCTGGAGGCGCGCCTGGCAGAGCGCGAAGACACCTCACAAGCACACATCAAGCTGCTGGGCGAACTGCTCGACAGCAGCCTGGCCAATGTATTCGCTGCCGACCGCAAGATGCGCCTGGTGGCCATCAACCGTACGGCACGCGAAACCTTCGAACGTTACCGAGGTTTCGTACCGCAGATTGGCGACCACGTATCGCAGTTTCTGACCAACCAACCCGACATCATGGACCGTCTGGCCCCAGTATGGCCGCGCGTAATGGCCGGCGAAGCGTTCATCGACACCATCACCCTCGGGCCCGTTGACGCACCACGCCATTACGAAATCCGTTGCCACCCGTTGCTCGATATTCAGCAACGCATCCAGGGCGGCTACATGTTCGCCTATGACATCACCGAGCGCACGGCCGAACAGCAACGCCTGCGCCAGGCCGAGGAAGCGTTGCGTCAGTCGCAAAAAATGGAAGCGGTCGGCCAGTTGACCGGTGGTATTGCCCACGACTTCAATAACCTGCTGGGCAGCCTGCTAGGTGCGCTGGAACTGGCCGAGCAGCGCTTGCGCGAACAACGCCACGCCGACACCGCGCGCATGCTGGAACTTTGCCGCAACACCACGATACGCGCCGCCACGCAGGTACAGCGCCTACTGGCCTTCTCGCGCCAGCAAACGCTGATGCCGCAACCCATCGATGTGCAGTGCTTGGTTGCCGGTATGCAAGACTTGATCGCCAGTTCTACCGGTCCTCACATTGATTTCCACGACCAGACATTGGCCGGACTGTGGCAGATTCGCATCGATCCGCAGCAACTGGAAAATGCCTTGCTGAACCTGTGCATCAATGCCCGAGATGCCATGCCCTTGGGCGGTATCCTCAGCATCTCGTGTGCAAACAGTGACCTTGCTGTGGCCGAGGCCGGGCAACTGGACCTGCCCGCAGGGCGGTATTTGCACATTCGCGTCACCGATACCGGCATGGGCATGTCCAACGAAGTGATGCAGCGAGCCCTTGAACCCTTCTTCACCACCAAACCGCTCGGACAAGGTACCGGCCTGGGGCTGTCCATGGTCTATGGCTTCGTCCGCCAGTCCGGCGGGCAGTTGCAGATCGAAAGCGTGGCTGGGCAAGGCACGTGCATTCACCTGTATTTTCCTCAGGAAGAGTACATCAGTGCCGACAACCCACCTGTGCCAGCCACAACCTGTGTTGTGCTTTCCGCCCCCCGTGTGCAGCGGGTCATGCTAGTGGAGGACCAGTCCGCCATGCGCTTGGTGCTCGTCGAAGTACTGACTGAACTTGGCCATGAAGTACAGGCTTTCGACGTTGGCCGCCCGGCACTTGAGGCGCTGCATGCGGGCCCGCTACCGGACTTGCTCATCACAGATGTCGGCCTACCCGGAGGTATCGACGGTTATCAGCTGGCAGAGGCGTTTCAAGGGTTTCAGGCCAACGCCCCGGTATTGCTGATCACCGGCTATGACGCTGCCGAGCTCCCGCCCAGTACCCGTCCCGACAGCCGCACCGAGCTGCTGTCCAAACCGTTCGACCTGCAGAGCTTCTGCAGTCGGGTAAACCGCTTGCTGGGTATTGCGCCGCCGCAACGCTGA
- the ccoG gene encoding cytochrome c oxidase accessory protein CcoG, whose amino-acid sequence MNDRIPFTEIATAPASPQPRRTDSGIHTRSFTGLYRNLRIGFAGALFVLFFGTAWLNWNGRQAVLWDLGNSKFHIFGATFWPQDFILLSALLIICAFGLFAITVYAGRVWCGYSCPQSTWTWLFMWCEKVTEGDRNQRIKLAAAPWSLNKLARRTLKHSLWLAIGVVTGLTFVGYFTPIRPLAAELFTLQLGGVALFWVLFFTAATYINAGLLRDAVCLHMCPYARFQSVMFDKDTLAVAYDPRRGETRGPRKKGSDVQAQGLGDCIDCTLCVQVCPTGIDIRDGLQMACIGCAACIDACDGVMDKMGYARGLIGYKSEHSLQGGTTHWLRPRLLGYAAALVVMIGALVVALQLRPMVSLDVIKDRGLFRENALGQIENIYLLKVINKTERTQHYELRLVDADGFALQGNTALVIPAGEMSELPVSVAMLAERPTSSSQTLSFEISERDDPAIRSVAHSRFVAPMNR is encoded by the coding sequence ATGAACGATAGAATCCCTTTTACAGAGATCGCCACCGCCCCAGCCAGCCCCCAACCGCGACGCACCGACAGCGGCATCCATACCCGCAGCTTCACCGGGCTGTACCGCAACCTGCGCATCGGCTTTGCCGGCGCCCTGTTCGTGCTGTTCTTCGGCACCGCCTGGCTGAACTGGAACGGCCGCCAGGCCGTGCTGTGGGACCTGGGTAACAGTAAATTCCATATCTTCGGCGCCACGTTCTGGCCACAGGACTTCATCCTGCTGTCAGCGCTGCTGATCATCTGCGCCTTTGGCTTGTTTGCCATCACCGTCTATGCCGGGCGGGTATGGTGCGGTTACAGCTGCCCACAAAGTACCTGGACCTGGCTGTTCATGTGGTGCGAAAAGGTGACCGAGGGTGACCGTAACCAACGCATCAAGCTGGCCGCCGCGCCCTGGAGCCTGAACAAACTGGCGCGCCGCACGCTCAAGCACAGCCTGTGGCTGGCCATTGGCGTAGTCACCGGGCTGACCTTCGTCGGTTACTTCACCCCGATCCGGCCACTGGCTGCAGAGCTGTTCACCCTGCAACTGGGTGGCGTGGCGTTGTTCTGGGTTCTGTTCTTCACGGCCGCCACCTACATCAACGCCGGCCTGCTGCGCGATGCCGTGTGCCTGCATATGTGCCCGTATGCGCGCTTTCAGAGCGTGATGTTCGACAAGGACACCCTGGCAGTCGCCTATGACCCGCGTCGTGGCGAAACCCGTGGCCCCCGCAAGAAAGGCAGTGACGTTCAAGCTCAGGGCTTGGGCGACTGCATCGATTGCACCTTGTGCGTGCAGGTGTGCCCCACCGGCATCGACATTCGCGATGGCTTGCAGATGGCCTGCATCGGTTGCGCCGCGTGCATAGACGCCTGTGACGGGGTGATGGACAAGATGGGTTACGCCCGAGGCCTGATTGGCTACAAGTCCGAGCACAGCCTGCAAGGCGGTACCACTCACTGGCTACGCCCGCGCCTGCTGGGCTACGCCGCTGCACTGGTGGTGATGATCGGGGCGCTGGTGGTGGCCTTGCAGTTGCGCCCGATGGTGTCGCTGGATGTGATCAAGGACCGCGGCCTGTTCCGTGAAAACGCCCTGGGCCAGATCGAGAACATCTACCTGCTCAAGGTCATCAACAAGACCGAACGTACCCAGCATTATGAGCTGCGCCTGGTGGACGCCGACGGCTTTGCCTTGCAGGGCAACACCGCATTGGTCATCCCTGCGGGTGAAATGAGCGAATTGCCGGTGTCGGTGGCGATGCTCGCCGAACGCCCGACCAGCAGCTCGCAGACGCTGAGTTTTGAAATCAGCGAACGTGACGACCCCGCTATCCGTAGCGTGGCGCACAGTCGCTTCGTCGCCCCCATGAACCGTTGA
- a CDS encoding DUF3203 family protein, giving the protein MPIEVDETTRRCTLIGEDLRIEGEGPDIEIITDEQLHMSVALLAGQRVPITEAEADALTVAGAVDSRRHLKASVPGSVI; this is encoded by the coding sequence ATGCCCATTGAAGTCGACGAAACCACGCGCCGTTGCACACTGATCGGCGAAGACCTGCGCATCGAAGGTGAAGGCCCTGATATCGAAATCATCACCGACGAACAGTTGCATATGTCGGTGGCCCTGCTTGCGGGCCAGCGTGTGCCGATCACTGAAGCCGAGGCCGACGCACTCACCGTGGCGGGTGCGGTGGATAGCCGCAGGCATCTGAAGGCTAGCGTGCCAGGCTCGGTAATCTAA
- a CDS encoding MgtC/SapB family protein, with protein MDVIWQAIQAEFADVTDEREVTQILVRLLMAAVLGAVLGFEREHKGKSAGVRTHMLVSLGAALFVLAPSMAGADEQALSRVIQGIVAGIGFLGAGTILKGNGQDTSHVKGLTTAAGLWMTAAIGTAAGMGREATALISTVLALLVLGTMPLLVEKVEGQDEEKQKEEEGRKH; from the coding sequence ATGGACGTCATCTGGCAAGCAATCCAGGCCGAGTTCGCCGATGTCACCGATGAGCGCGAGGTTACACAAATCCTTGTGCGCCTGCTGATGGCTGCGGTACTTGGTGCCGTGCTGGGATTCGAGCGTGAACACAAAGGCAAGTCTGCCGGGGTGCGTACCCATATGCTGGTCTCGCTGGGGGCCGCCTTGTTCGTGCTGGCACCCAGTATGGCCGGGGCTGACGAGCAAGCGTTGAGCCGGGTGATCCAGGGCATCGTCGCCGGGATCGGCTTTCTGGGGGCGGGCACCATCCTCAAGGGTAACGGCCAGGACACCAGCCATGTGAAAGGCCTGACTACTGCTGCCGGGTTGTGGATGACAGCAGCCATCGGTACAGCAGCTGGCATGGGCCGCGAAGCCACGGCACTGATCAGCACGGTACTGGCCCTGTTGGTGCTGGGCACGATGCCGTTACTGGTAGAGAAGGTCGAAGGGCAGGATGAGGAGAAGCAGAAGGAGGAAGAGGGCAGGAAGCACTGA
- a CDS encoding hydroxymethylglutaryl-CoA lyase, giving the protein MSLPKHVRLVEVGPRDGLQNEAQPISVADKVRLVDDLTEAGLAYIEVGSFVSPKWVPQMAGSAEVFAGIQQRPGVIYAALAPNLRGFEDALAAGVKEVAVFAAASEAFSQRNINCSISDSLKRFEPIMEAARSHGVRVRGYVSCVLGCPYEGKVSAEQVAPVARALHDMGCYEVSLGDTIGTGTAGDTRRLFEVVSAQVPREQLAGHFHDTYGQALANVYASLLEGISVFDSSVAGLGGCPYAKGATGNIASEDVVYLLQGLGIETGIDLGRLIAAGQRISSVLGRDNGSRVARARSAQ; this is encoded by the coding sequence ATGTCCTTGCCCAAACACGTCCGCCTGGTCGAAGTAGGCCCCCGCGACGGCCTGCAGAACGAAGCCCAGCCCATCAGTGTCGCCGACAAGGTGCGACTGGTTGACGACCTCACCGAAGCAGGCCTGGCCTACATCGAAGTGGGCAGTTTCGTCTCGCCCAAGTGGGTGCCGCAGATGGCCGGCTCTGCCGAGGTGTTCGCCGGCATTCAGCAACGCCCAGGCGTGATCTATGCAGCGCTGGCGCCGAACCTGCGCGGCTTCGAGGACGCCCTGGCTGCCGGGGTGAAAGAAGTGGCGGTTTTCGCTGCGGCCTCCGAAGCGTTCTCGCAGCGCAACATCAATTGCTCGATCAGTGACAGCCTCAAACGCTTCGAGCCCATCATGGAGGCTGCGCGCAGCCATGGTGTGCGCGTGCGTGGGTATGTGTCGTGCGTGCTCGGCTGCCCTTATGAGGGCAAGGTCAGTGCCGAGCAGGTGGCCCCGGTGGCTCGCGCCCTGCACGACATGGGCTGCTACGAGGTCTCGCTGGGCGACACCATCGGTACCGGCACCGCCGGCGACACCCGCCGCCTGTTCGAGGTGGTCTCGGCGCAAGTACCGCGCGAGCAACTGGCCGGGCACTTCCATGACACTTATGGTCAGGCCCTGGCCAACGTCTATGCCAGCCTGCTTGAAGGCATCAGCGTGTTCGACAGCTCGGTGGCCGGGTTGGGCGGTTGCCCTTACGCCAAGGGCGCTACCGGCAACATCGCCAGTGAAGACGTGGTGTACCTGCTGCAAGGGCTGGGTATTGAAACCGGCATCGACCTGGGCCGGCTGATCGCCGCCGGCCAGCGCATCAGCAGCGTGCTGGGCCGCGACAACGGGTCGCGGGTAGCACGGGCGCGCAGCGCGCAATAA
- a CDS encoding MerR family DNA-binding transcriptional regulator, producing the protein MSTQTYSISDLSRELDITTRAIRFYEEQGLLSPERRGLERIYSPRDKVSLKLILRGKRIGFSLAECRELIELYDPTSGNLKQLNSMLAKIAERRAQLEQQMLDIHQMQLELDTAQERCEQALAATLNNKDNR; encoded by the coding sequence ATGAGCACCCAGACCTACAGCATCTCCGACCTGTCCCGCGAGCTGGACATCACCACCCGCGCGATTCGCTTCTACGAGGAACAGGGCCTGTTGAGCCCAGAGCGCCGTGGCCTGGAGCGTATCTACTCGCCGCGCGACAAGGTCAGCCTGAAGCTCATCCTGCGCGGCAAGCGCATCGGCTTTTCTTTGGCCGAGTGCCGCGAGCTGATCGAGCTGTACGACCCCACCAGCGGCAACCTCAAGCAGCTCAACAGCATGCTGGCGAAAATCGCCGAGCGTCGCGCCCAGCTGGAGCAGCAGATGCTCGACATTCACCAGATGCAACTGGAACTGGACACCGCCCAGGAGCGCTGCGAACAAGCCCTGGCCGCCACCCTGAACAACAAAGACAACCGCTGA
- a CDS encoding helix-turn-helix domain-containing protein has product MKSTLPGVPLFKLYGENQAWPGTDLMHCESIPARSRLHHWEIKPHQHAELFQLLYVQRGQAQVEIEGVRSAIDEAAIQVVPPMTVHGFRFSADIQGYVLTFGTALVANLEQRLGAPLTVLAQPACYPLGHERVHLRSLIDTLHQEYQGNAPARAAMLEALVTALMVWISRRQQLGQAPRNRDERDRLLLGQYLRLVEAHYREHLSVEDFAARLNVPSLQLNQLCRALSGQTALQVVHQRLLLEARRNLIYTRMSIGQLSDSLGFTDPTYFARWFKRLSGQTPNGYRRSGQPD; this is encoded by the coding sequence ATGAAATCCACCCTCCCCGGCGTCCCGTTGTTCAAGCTGTATGGCGAAAACCAGGCGTGGCCCGGCACTGACCTGATGCATTGCGAATCGATCCCGGCACGCAGCCGCCTGCATCACTGGGAGATCAAGCCGCACCAGCATGCCGAGCTGTTCCAATTGCTGTATGTGCAGCGCGGCCAGGCCCAGGTGGAGATCGAGGGGGTGCGCAGTGCCATCGATGAGGCGGCGATCCAGGTGGTACCGCCGATGACCGTGCATGGCTTTCGCTTCAGCGCCGATATCCAGGGCTACGTGCTGACCTTCGGCACTGCGCTGGTAGCGAATCTGGAACAACGCCTGGGTGCGCCACTGACCGTGCTGGCACAACCTGCCTGTTACCCGCTGGGGCATGAGCGCGTGCACCTGCGCAGCCTGATCGACACCCTGCATCAGGAGTACCAAGGCAATGCCCCGGCGCGCGCGGCAATGCTTGAAGCATTGGTTACCGCGCTTATGGTATGGATCAGCCGCCGCCAACAGTTGGGGCAAGCGCCACGTAACCGCGATGAGCGTGACCGCCTGTTGCTGGGGCAGTATTTGCGCCTGGTTGAAGCGCATTATCGCGAGCATCTGTCGGTAGAGGATTTTGCCGCGCGGCTGAATGTACCGAGCTTGCAGCTTAACCAGCTGTGCCGGGCGCTCAGTGGCCAGACTGCGCTGCAGGTTGTGCACCAGCGTTTGTTGCTGGAGGCTCGGCGTAACCTGATTTACACGCGGATGAGCATCGGGCAGTTATCGGATAGCCTGGGGTTCACCGACCCGACTTACTTTGCGCGGTGGTTCAAGCGTTTGAGCGGGCAGACGCCCAATGGATATCGGCGATCGGGGCAGCCTGACTGA